Within Topomyia yanbarensis strain Yona2022 chromosome 2, ASM3024719v1, whole genome shotgun sequence, the genomic segment GTTCTGATTCTGGACTTCATTGAAAAGGCCAAGCAAACTATTACATTACATGACGAACAGATCGAGTCACCAGCAGCAGCGAATTCAGCATATTCAGtaagttaaaaaaatcattcactTACATGTGCTAACCATTTGTATTATGCAGATTCATGAAATTAAGGCTGCATTGGAACAAAACCCACAATTTCGAAACATTTACATCAGTAAGCTATCAATGCACGTGGTTCTGGAACTCAATGAACTGCTCCGTATGACGCGGGTcatatagcatagcatagcatagcatagcatgaacacctgcacaaatcgtagGGTGGAGTTGCAGAATTGAGCATATCTATTGTCACATCAGTTTTCGCAACGATCTGCAATGACGTAGACCCGCTTATTTCCACACACCTGGCTACGTCCTTACAAGCGTTTTTATTGTGATAATAGTCCGATCATCTACTTATTGAAAACGAtcggaaccgaaacagttttcatagaTGACGGAGTTAACAAAAGGCGAATCGTATATAGTTATATCAATACTAATAAAATTACCAATGCATACACAGCTTTCctaaaaacaatataatcaaaataaCATGGAAAAATCTCACCGGGAACTCCGTGGTGCCTTCACTACTTTCGGCGGAATACCGATACACGTGGGTCTCCTAACAATCGGCGAGGGACTTCCGAACTGCCGTCTGGAATTCACACCAGCACACAGAAGTAGTCCCAAAAGCCGGCAGACCAAATACAGCAACTAAAATTCTCTTGGTGGCATCACGTGGATAACTGCTCCGTATGTTGTGGGTCATATgcgaccattttttttttggaaaacgtGTTTGGACAGAACAGAAGTAAGTTTCATAGTTAATAATAGTGAGTACACCGTTTTCTGTTTTTCTACACAATTTTCTTATTTCAGTTATCCTACCCGACAGTCTCATCAAATACTACAAGTTATGTTTACTCCTGCTAATTACATTATTCgtcattttctcatataaaccagGTGCAGCAGGCGTTCGACAGGTTAATGAATGCTCCAGAGTCGGAGGCAAGCCTTAAACGAGTATTAGCTCAATCATTGTTACTTCGCCGTGGAGCTTTTCCGAACATAGCTGACACTATATACAATATAATGTGCCATTacttattttgaaatattgtttCTGTAATATTTGCAGTGTACATTCGAGGATCTCTAATCTTGATGAAAGAAATGGCCGTACGAGGAGTGAAAAGACCACATACACCAGGAAACTTAACACCGGATGAGCTGTTTGCTGCGCCTCTAATAAGATGGATAAATGTAACTATTTTATTTCTTGTTACAATGAATATCTTACGTATTTAGTTATTACAGCCTGCAGATGCCATAGACCATTTCAGTTCTGACCAGAACATTCATCTAGTGTGCATCGGAACACCTGCACAAAACGGCAATTATTTTGTCATGTTAGGCGGAGATGCTCAAATCTCTATCGGCTCGAGTGCGCTCCAGGCTCTTGATGTCCTATTGAAATGTTTTGTAGTGTTCAAATTACGCATTCCACCGCTATTAGGACCACAATCTGATTTGTTTCGCATGAAAGTACAGAAAGTTCTATTATGTAGCTCGCGCAGGTCGGTAAACGATATGGCAACAGCGCTTGATAACACAGATGCAGCTGAGATGACTGGTTAACATCAAGCTGGGCTTCTAAATCTTGTATATGCTGCCGCTATACgtataactgtcccatgtgctatgggattccGTATACACATggaacaattatgcgtagagctGAAGCATACTACCCCGTATCAAAATTGCCGTTTCCTGTCAATAGACCATTGCTCTTATTTCTCTTTTTGTACCAAAGCTCTTTTGATGCTTTAAAACATCCCCACAAAGACTGGatttatgaatttataaacaaaattaTCGCACAGCTTTCGTAAGTCGGTAAACCGAGGTAAAcggctttgaaaaaaaaaacttaaaataaataaaatcttgcAGAAAACAAATAAGTTGAACCAAAAAAGGTTGTAACCTCCAGAGGGCAAGTGCTAGGTCAAATATTGTTTCGTCGTTACATAATATTATGATAGGTCAATTAGTTAACCTGCATATATACATGTGAAAGCAACGGGTAACGATGTGCTTTGGAGGTTCTAATCtcttttgttcaatttttttcatccgAATTCCTAAGCataaaaacgagctcaattttgGTTTAAATTTACCTAATTCTAAGGAATGACTCCCCCACCATAATTTTGGTTAAAATGTACCCAATTTGAAGTAATGTGCCACCAACTTAATTTATGGTAAAAATTACTGACATTTGAGAATCTCTCATGGATCTAACATTGGGTAAAAATTACCCATTTTTGAGAATGCTCAATATTACTCAGTTTTTGGGTAATATCCATTTTACCTAACTTTGatgggatgaagtttagtcCGAGATGGGTATTTTTTCCTCAAAAAGAAGTTTGTTATTCTTAGCGTGCAAGTGATGACTTTttatccctattgtttacatgattattattatgatataacccagtgagcaaattttctggcagagaccgctctgctacaTTTCTttcagtcttggtttggcagccctgtcagatttctgcgcgtatcctgtcgggttagttgagctagggcgaagtcgctcgcgttttctggtaaattttgacaggaaccgagctaaaccctggcataattcagacataaactgtgcaaagatcctggcaattcctacctggtagaaattagcacgaatcgagcaaaacatctgacaaagatgtggcaggaagcgtgctgAGAtcttgaccgtacatttctggctggattctgtATAAAAGTGAGctgcatcggttggtttaaccgcttctgtcagaaacggttgttgcatttgagcgaattcgttgccagaattctcgcgcAAAATGTTCGTAGAAACTcagccagcatcaatttcgctttgctcaactttggCTATCTTTCTGCTTGCCACACTGACCGGGAATATGCTTTCGCAATTGAGTGATTTTTGCAGTAGgaagttttaaacctacttgtcatgTGAATAAGGAGATAAACAACTCTTATAAACTATGAAAAGAGCTAATCTttgcaatagacctttctcgtccgacctaacacctgtttttcttatttttaatcgaaagattacacattgataagaacatttccgtaaaaatgagatttttaagagctatcatgattttttaatgattttttaaaatttgaaatatgcaagaatgttgaatatttttttcacctcagcaagaatggtgggacttaaaatgtgcgtttgggcagcactgctttggatattttcacttaagttcttggcaacgcggtaaatgaagtggtgaatcgcagtacaaaattcattagcaatgtaaacaaactaaaatgaacATCTCCCTGTAGAACATtggatgaaaatgtttaacctcacttttttgacatttcgcagagcttgtttacatagacttggaattttttttattcgaccacagtatgagaaacttgatttggtttacttttaaatgcgaatatcttgtaTTACCAAGCTCGCTaggctttcatttttatttgacgtcattaggaaatgttccgttaaatttggcatttggatttttcttgtccacgattcgttgaagaaagcggttttatttgttgcgatcaatttaacttgttttgtttttttttgctgaattacaACGTTAGCCACAAAACATTCTGATGATCTCTGGTAATTGGTAATCTAGTAATCCTTGAAATTATATACATCGCAACATAGGTCCGCACCAGTTGCAGCCGCTCCACCTCGCCGGAATCGAGTTAgccgatggtccagcctgcgtAACACTCGGCTGTCGCTGCACCAATAGTAGCTCCCAACCAGGGCTTTGGATTAATTGCTCAAATCGCAGCTACTGCTGGTAGTGTAGCGATTGGCTCCGTCGGTAACACCGTTTAACATGCCCTCATCGGAATGTTCAGCGGTTCCGATTCACAAGAGGCAGCCTCGCTAGGACAAGCTATCCCGGTATCGGGCGAGgcaaacactccggcaggaccatgctcgtgggagATCAAGCAAATATCTTGTACCCAAGGCCAGGTCGAGTgtgattcggaacaattaccaaATTTAGAAGCCCATATATATAGCGTTCACGTGATACATTTGCCTTGAAGttgtttgaataaaaatagTATAAATGTTGGCCAAATCCTGCAGCACTAGGATCAAAGATAGAGCATTAACACCAACTCACTGTGCTTCGGTGTTTTTTTTGCAAACGAACTATCAggtctatatttttatttagtaaatattttaataaatattatagttcattAGGAGTAtgacttatttttattttgatggcgcGGTGAAGGGGTGGTTAAAGTGCGAGTCGTATCTTTAAAATCGATCACTTGAAAGTAGTATAAATGATTATAAATGCGACAACAATAAACTCATAGCCATTAAAATTATTTAGCCATAGGTAACGAGGAAATCGGTATGTCATGTACAACAAAAAATACTCAGCAATAATGTAACTTATTATTAATTGTCACGTAGTATAAATGATTATAAAATGCGACAACATAAGCTCATAACCTTTCTAATGGTTATTTAGCcatactgccgtgatacgcataactgtcccatctgcataggaaacccaaatgggactgttatgcggatcacggcagcATAGGTAACGAGGCAATCggtatgttttattcatgtacaacaaaaattactcagcaacaatttaatttattaataatTGTTACGCATGATTTTGTCTCCAGTTATTTGTCCAAAATTGGTCGCTTTTAGAATCTGGTGCtctaagcataactgtcccatgtgaaTAGCGAATCCCATAACACATGGGACAGTATGGCGACCATACAGCTGCAACAGCGAATttagcattgacatcaatataaCCAGGTTGGTTGCAAGCAGAAAGAACAATACTAGCTGGGCTGCTAGCTGTTTGTGCTACTAATAACACTTGCAGTCTGTCAAATTAACATCATTCTACGATCTAGCTTCAATGACGATGGAATATAGCCGAATCCAAAGCCTAACCCATCAGCGCATTTGATCACGTAATGGATATTATAAACTCTGAAAGAAAGAAATTTTATTGTTGTCTGTTGTTGAGGTTAGAACTTGTATACTATTGTGAGAATGGTTCTCAGCAACTATCCTTCCAAATCAAAAACTCGTGCTAGCAATGGCTTCGTTCAGAAGCTGCTGCTGTACATTTGTTTTCGTTAGCTGGTCGATTACGATTCCCCCGACCGAACCACTTTTCCGACGCAACAAGAGGGAAACGAACGATTCTCATTTGATTTCCGTAGTCACAAATTACCAAACCATTGTCAGGTAGCATAATATTCGGACTTAGCTGTGAATTGGAACAGTCAAGCCTGACTTCCCGAGTTACATCTTTAGTATTGTCGTCCCATACGACTAGTGAACCCAAATGTGATGAGAttagtttgaaaatttttctacGAAAGTTATCTTCGACTAACCTCCCGAACAGAAAGTAATATCGAAGTCGATCGTAGAAACGTTGAATTTAcaacagttttatttgttaacaacTTTTGTTGTAACATCAATATACTTATGATGCAGTCCTTCAGGCCTCCAAAATCTACAACGGAAAAACAATGCAAATCGATGTTTTTAATTTCAGAATGTATGGGAAAAGATCAATTTTTACATCCTTTAACGACCCCcctttttccatgtaaaaatcgggtttacaatgaaattggatgtagaaacaacaaatgtgattatatttctattgtaaattttccagaataacattgtttttcgttgtaatataacaataaaaactGCTGTAATACTGTTatgcatttctattcgggctGGCTTTCCAGTCACGAGAAGGGACGGCGTCAGCATCACAAGCGATGAATATGCATGACTGACGGTCATGGTGTTGAACGGCTGACCCTGAAATCTATCCCAGAACCGTATTCGTTCGTTCAGTCCGAACGATATTGCGTAACTCGGGGAACACGCAAGTGCGACGATTGAGTCGTCATGGGCTTCAATTTTGTACATACAGGCACCTATAAATAATCAATCAATTTAATTATGCAGATTTAGGCCATACCGTAAATTTGGCTGACATACCCCGTATCAAGTCCCACACACATAGCACACCATCCTGGCAACCAGATGCGCCAATCTCGGCTTGCCACTggtctatgaaaatacatgtgataGGACCGCAATGGCCTTTTAGGGTGAACTGCAATAGGTGGCTATCGAGCCGGAACACGTTAACAGTGTGGCCCTGGCTGCCAGTAATGGTTGTACCGCCTGCCACTTCCAAACATGTCGCCGGTGACCCTGCTGGTGAAACTCCAGGATACATCGAAGCTCCTCCTCGGATGCGTGATGTTGAGCTGACAACGCTGTGGACGGATTTGAGCCGGCGGATTGCCGAAATAAACTAAAGCTTCCTGCCGAACCGCTGCGTACGTGGGCTAAAAAGAATAAGAATTAAGGCACTTGATGACATACTCATTACAGactgaaaattaaatgacttagaataTACAGTGTTTTAAAAAAACAAGTAAAATCTGTCTGTGCCCTAGgtgagcttaaaaaattgcttgaaaCATAGAACTTACTTCGCTCATATGCAGACGTAAATCCCCAATCGATCTGACAACCTTACGTGTGTGTACGTTTCCAGTCtcagaaaatcgattcgttcacTCAACCGTGCGACTATCACTTTGTCACCGGCGAGATTTATGTTAGTTACCCCATTGTTGTGGGTGTTTTCGGTTTTATATATATCCTGCAATGAAACGTCCGTCAATAgttgtaataaaaaacaaatgacTCCAAACAATTTACCTTGAAGTTACCAGTCGTTCCCTACCAGAACTTTAACCGCCCATCTGCACACCCAATCTCTATGAGATCATCAAAAAAGTCCAGATACCAGATCGGCGAAGTCTGGTAACATTTCTTCCGCGCTGAACTTCCTCCTCCAGGTGGCTGAAAACATTCCCCAGCGCTCATCTGCTCTCGGGGTGGGATGAAGCCGTATGATTGGACTTACTCTGACCGCTGCTACATCATAGCCCTTGGTcgaattattccacaaaaaccgAATTCGCAGATCCGCACAAAACCTTTTGGGCATACACGATTATCATTTGTGAAATGTTTCTCCAACTGGACGGTAAAATTAAACCATTCTGGGTTAATATTTTCCTGCATCTCATTCTGATGATTGTGCCTGGTAAAGTTAAACTGTAATTTTCTCTTCAGTTTGAAAGTAAAACTGGTCGGCGAACTCTCTGGAAACGGGAGACAGCTGATGTTTTTGGATTCCTTGGCAGGATGAAACACATCAGATAGGTagagaaaacagaaaaaaaaaaaacaaaaaatatgtcATCGATGTTTTAAGAGCACTTTTCACTTTAGAGCTGCGTTGTCAGATGGTTTTGTATAACAGGTTTGTTCTAGTATACagaagttgctccggagcaaacagaagcaaaaaatacttcTTTTTTACTCCGGTTGGCTACCGGAagtagaaaaaagagaagagaacataggaacgattttctctctgtttgctccggagtacttccactttctactggtactggaacaaatctaatctcggtatagttctaaataaaaaataggtaTTTATCGGTGTGAAGATGTAACCAAAAGTTACCTGCAAATTATTGGTATTAAATTATAGATCATTCTAATGTTATGTAATCAAACCTACCGAGCTCAATcaatttcagaatcggttgttgagcttcatttgaaattttgatagtaacctggcagattgctgaatcaatttccggatgatttgatgTGGAAAGGTGAAGACGTTTTCTAAAAATGCCCATACGTAATATTAGTTGATCTTATTATatgaaaatcgtgattttttggtaagaaaaaagaaatcggtatttttagtaactttattggtattgaaattaaaaatcggtttaaatgtcgataaatcggtatattctgcaacactgttttggggttcatctacgtcaaaacaatgtttttgacaaattggaatgaactcttggagttcatacccagtaaacgaaacgGCGAATAGCCAGATTAAAACAGATGCCGGCTAGCTGGAACTATGTTAtaggctacccgccgtaacttaATTTCATATTCCCCACACGAAGTTTATCCAAATGGTGAAAAAGTATGGAGAATCGGGGTAAAATAGGACAGGGGAATACAGAGTAAAATGGGCAGCTcgaagaatttttgattttttcaatagttagagacaccaaattaacgtgacagtattcagaattgatccagcgatgaaaacgaaagctgttctgcatataaaattttttgacgagaaaggtctattggtgATTGCTACTATTTTTGCCGGAAATTTCTTATAATATTGTTCGTCATAAATTCTAATgcttctatgtttgcgagtctatGCCACtcgtttgtgctaaaccagggaaaaaaatcgaaatcattttcagaattttatcctgaatcctttgaagcgttttcttcatAGTAGCACAACAATTTGCCCAAATTAgtactgcatatagcattgtaGGTTTAACAATATGTTAAAtattttgttctttaggcagagcctagaattcctgtttataagaggtataaacattttatgtatttgttgcattttgtttggattctttcaatgtgatccttaaccCTCTAGAATGTTTGAGTGCAtcgtattgaaaatacccacgtattttgaatataatagacctttctcgtcaaaaaattttatatgctaGGATGCTTTTTTTTATCCCCGATGCGTTACTacctattgccgcgatgatttggtacctctaactattgaaaaaatcaaaatagtgcgagctgctcatttaacttcatattctgaatacctatcttgccttgttttcccgtatttttacaccatttggatgaatttcctgtggggaatactaaaaggatgccagatctgcatatatatatatatatatatatatatatatatatatatatatatatatatatatatatatatatatatatatatatatatatatatatatatatatatatatatatatatatatatatatatatatatatatatatatatatatatatatatatatatatatatatatatatatatatatatatatatatatatatatatatatatatatatatatatatatatatatatctgcagattttgcattttcgttgcagatcttttgcagatcacaaatatttagcagaacaaagcttATGTTAGCCAATTtacaccagccttcaacatttttgatcatttaaaatatcaacatactacatttctatgtcaaatttattgtagATTTTTGTGGCAATCTGCAGTCTCTTATATTTCtagataaacatatgattacggcttaaaagccaactgtcaaagttCTCTTTggaaggaaattccggacaaaccgttattcgccaatcacagatcTTGGTAGCAAACTAAAGAGAAAAGTTCTCTTTCGTTAACTGTTATAAACTGTGTTAACTGTTATaaactgtgtttagccagtaacgatttgtccggaatttccttttaaaaagaattttgacagttggcttttaagccgtaatcatatgtt encodes:
- the LOC131680126 gene encoding sterol regulatory element-binding protein cleavage-activating protein-like; the protein is MYPGVSPAGSPATCLEVAGGTTITGSQGHTVNVFRLDSHLLQFTLKGHCGPITCIFIDQWQAEIGASGCQDGVLCVWDLIRGACMYKIEAHDDSIVALACSPSYAISFGLNERIRFWDRFQGQPFNTMTVSHAYSSLVMLTPSLLVTGKLGSLVVWDDNTKDVTREVRLDCSNSQLSPNIMLPDNGLVICDYGNQMRIVRFPLVASEKWFGRGNRNRPANENKCTAAASERSHC